A region of bacterium DNA encodes the following proteins:
- a CDS encoding histone deacetylase: protein MKSTAVFYDDICTFHQMGYLHPESPKRLQAIKEVLDGDGIGRELAKLPGRDATEDEIAFIHDRDYIQRIKNTDGAELVALDPDTSANAYTWKAAIRAAGGFLSCVESVHKGECRNSFAFVRPPGHHAERGRAMGFCIFNNVAIGAEWLAKVAGAERIAIVDFDIHHGNGTQHSFYKRGDVFFASCHRYPFYPGTGSEEEKGEGEGRGATLNVPLSAGAGDDEYKRAIGDTIIPAVEKFSPQYILVSAGFDSHLKDPLGGMRVTTEGYRWIMRSLVELADHVCKGRMACTLEGGYDLSALRECVEAQLEEMALG from the coding sequence ATGAAGTCCACGGCGGTCTTCTACGATGATATCTGCACCTTCCACCAGATGGGCTATCTGCACCCCGAATCTCCCAAACGCCTGCAGGCCATAAAGGAAGTCCTCGACGGTGACGGCATCGGGAGGGAGCTCGCGAAGCTTCCCGGCCGGGACGCGACAGAGGACGAAATCGCATTTATCCACGACAGGGACTACATCCAGAGGATCAAGAACACCGACGGCGCTGAGCTCGTGGCCCTCGACCCCGACACCAGCGCCAACGCCTACACTTGGAAGGCGGCGATCCGCGCCGCCGGAGGGTTTCTCTCCTGTGTCGAGTCAGTGCACAAGGGCGAATGCAGAAACTCCTTCGCGTTTGTGAGGCCGCCGGGCCATCACGCGGAGCGCGGCCGGGCCATGGGCTTCTGCATCTTCAACAACGTGGCCATAGGCGCGGAGTGGCTGGCGAAGGTCGCCGGCGCTGAGCGCATCGCGATCGTCGATTTCGACATCCACCACGGCAACGGCACGCAACACTCCTTCTACAAGAGGGGGGACGTCTTCTTCGCATCCTGCCATCGCTATCCCTTCTATCCGGGCACGGGCTCTGAGGAGGAGAAGGGCGAAGGCGAGGGCAGGGGGGCCACGCTCAATGTTCCGCTTTCGGCAGGGGCGGGCGACGACGAGTACAAACGTGCGATCGGCGACACGATAATCCCGGCGGTGGAGAAATTCTCTCCGCAGTACATCCTGGTCTCCGCTGGTTTCGATTCTCATCTCAAGGACCCGCTCGGCGGTATGCGCGTGACCACCGAAGGCTATCGCTGGATCATGCGTTCGCTCGTGGAGCTGGCCGATCACGTCTGCAAGGGCAGGATGGCCTGCACCCTCGAGGGCGGCTACGATCTATCTGCGCTGCGGGAGTGCGTGGAGGCGCAGCTCGAAGAGATGGCTTTGGGTTAG
- a CDS encoding protein phosphatase 2C domain-containing protein has translation MKKTTPLNIRIRARAASDIGQRANNEDAFLVDEAAGVFIVADGMGGHDKGEVASWFTSESLDKIVRRTAPAGGDATLEPISSDGMWDGVDPARLMEFAVLIINKKLFDLNEKEIEKAFPGGGAGPDDEFQKRFKARHRMGTTLVSLLVRDGKIYIAHVGDSRAYRLADGRIELLTHDHTWVEDRIRSGELPPEAALTHEKRNVITRSVGFKEEVRADINVLSMKPPERFLLCSDGLSNVLGEADILDFGSMDDLQTACDRMVEAAKDRGGRDNITTLIVEVTESTEVPRDWTDI, from the coding sequence TTTCTCGTGGACGAGGCGGCGGGCGTGTTCATAGTGGCCGACGGCATGGGCGGGCATGACAAGGGGGAAGTCGCCAGCTGGTTCACGTCGGAGAGCCTCGATAAGATCGTTCGCCGCACTGCTCCGGCGGGGGGCGATGCGACGCTCGAGCCGATATCGTCCGACGGAATGTGGGACGGCGTAGATCCTGCCCGACTCATGGAATTCGCAGTGCTCATTATCAACAAGAAACTCTTCGATCTGAACGAAAAGGAAATCGAGAAGGCCTTTCCGGGCGGCGGGGCAGGGCCCGACGATGAATTTCAAAAAAGGTTCAAGGCCAGGCACAGGATGGGCACCACCCTCGTCTCACTCCTTGTCCGCGACGGCAAGATCTATATAGCTCATGTGGGGGATTCCCGCGCATATCGTCTGGCGGACGGAAGGATAGAGCTTCTGACACACGATCATACATGGGTGGAGGACAGGATAAGGAGCGGGGAGCTTCCGCCGGAAGCGGCGCTGACGCACGAGAAGAGAAACGTGATTACCAGATCCGTGGGATTCAAGGAAGAGGTCAGGGCGGATATAAACGTGTTGTCGATGAAACCGCCGGAACGGTTTTTGCTCTGCAGCGATGGCCTCAGCAACGTCTTGGGCGAGGCTGACATCCTCGATTTTGGAAGCATGGACGACCTGCAGACCGCCTGTGACAGAATGGTGGAAGCGGCGAAGGACAGGGGAGGTCGCGACAATATCACCACCCTGATCGTGGAAGTAACGGAAAGCACAGAAGTGCCCAGGGACTGGACGGATATATGA
- a CDS encoding PBP1A family penicillin-binding protein, protein DIKTLEDYRPPVISEVFADDGTKIAEFWTECRIFLPYDKIPKLVAQAFVDAEDARFFEHKGVDMRSIARAFVANLQAGEIKQGGSTITQQITRSLLLTRERKLSRKVKEAILATRLERYLDKETILTLYLNQIYLGNRAYGVAAAARNYFKKPLNQLSIAQIALLAGMPSAPTSFSPINNPAEARLRQLHVLNRMVDEGHLSEEEADKARAEKFEIFVAGTDKDFDDPDAAYFSEHVRRIVKEKFGDDFLYHRGLKIYTTVNLKMQHEAAKAIRRGIESLDRRKGWRGPLEHVDETEITAKAKEFAEESASTDRIIRWPVDEEQSAQAAAPNAGKTYKAIVTGFSGQEALVQTGDLQGAIPHEGYKWAHPYTKFSFGAENYNYVTDPKRILKVGDVIMVRQRDDGQFDLYQDPAIQSALVAIDPRTGYVKAMMGGYDFAKSEFNRATQALRQPGSSFKPFAYSAALDKGYTFNTTIIDEPVLYKVGKFDTWSPKNYGGNYNGPTPFMNALKFSRNIPTVKIVYDIGTHYLTAYQRKMGITTPIEKYLSMALGANAVYLLEMVQAYAVFDNNGKKVTATAIIRIEDSKGNVIESVNAPRTEIADTELPLSEEEKNKTTHEEKTKEKTKEKKKPGLKVDVIDLNTALFEEGQRFIEQDGLNLTDLEIKTLYGSEIPQDHVITPQTAYLMVKLLKGVVEGGTGARVQALQKPAAGKTGTTNDETDAWFIGFVPDLVAGVWVGYDEVQKIAPGATGGGIAAPIFIEFMKMATEGWAAKDFAPPDNFPAGDITTLAGGSSVLGLRPGLEDMSMHGGSDRAGEFFEEDFEGSSDNSGGGNQEGNQGGEYEDL, encoded by the coding sequence GGACATAAAGACGCTCGAGGATTACCGGCCGCCCGTCATCAGCGAGGTCTTTGCCGACGACGGGACCAAAATCGCCGAGTTCTGGACCGAATGCAGGATATTCCTCCCGTACGACAAGATCCCCAAGCTAGTGGCGCAGGCCTTCGTGGACGCGGAGGACGCGCGCTTCTTCGAGCACAAGGGCGTGGATATGCGCTCGATCGCGCGCGCCTTTGTCGCCAACCTGCAGGCTGGCGAGATCAAACAGGGAGGCAGCACCATCACCCAGCAGATCACGCGTTCTCTCCTGCTCACCCGCGAGCGCAAGCTGTCGAGGAAGGTCAAGGAGGCGATACTCGCCACCAGGCTCGAACGCTACCTCGACAAGGAGACCATACTCACCCTCTATCTCAACCAGATATACCTGGGCAACCGCGCCTACGGTGTGGCGGCGGCCGCCCGCAACTATTTCAAGAAGCCGCTGAACCAGCTCTCGATCGCGCAGATCGCGCTGCTCGCCGGCATGCCCTCCGCGCCGACGTCCTTCTCTCCCATCAACAACCCGGCGGAGGCCCGCCTGCGCCAGCTGCACGTCCTGAACCGAATGGTCGACGAAGGCCATCTCTCCGAGGAGGAGGCCGACAAGGCCAGGGCTGAAAAGTTCGAGATATTCGTCGCCGGCACCGACAAGGATTTCGACGACCCGGACGCCGCCTATTTTTCCGAGCACGTGCGCAGGATCGTAAAGGAAAAATTCGGCGACGATTTCCTCTACCACAGAGGGCTCAAGATCTACACCACGGTCAACCTCAAGATGCAGCACGAGGCCGCAAAGGCGATCCGCCGCGGCATCGAGTCGCTCGACAGGCGCAAGGGATGGAGGGGGCCGCTGGAACACGTGGACGAGACCGAGATAACGGCGAAGGCCAAGGAGTTCGCGGAGGAGAGCGCCTCCACGGACCGGATAATCCGCTGGCCGGTCGACGAAGAGCAATCAGCACAGGCTGCCGCGCCCAATGCCGGCAAGACCTACAAGGCGATCGTCACCGGTTTCAGCGGGCAGGAGGCGTTAGTCCAGACAGGCGACCTGCAGGGCGCGATACCGCATGAAGGATACAAGTGGGCGCATCCCTACACGAAATTCTCGTTCGGCGCGGAGAACTACAATTACGTCACGGACCCGAAGAGGATACTCAAGGTCGGCGACGTGATCATGGTGAGGCAGCGCGACGACGGCCAGTTCGACCTGTACCAGGACCCTGCGATACAGAGCGCGCTGGTCGCCATAGATCCGCGCACCGGATACGTCAAGGCGATGATGGGCGGCTACGACTTCGCAAAGAGCGAGTTCAACCGCGCAACCCAGGCGCTGCGCCAGCCGGGCTCGTCGTTCAAACCCTTCGCCTATTCGGCCGCGCTCGACAAGGGCTATACGTTCAACACGACGATAATCGACGAACCGGTGCTCTACAAGGTGGGCAAGTTCGACACATGGAGCCCGAAGAATTACGGAGGCAACTACAACGGCCCCACCCCCTTCATGAACGCGCTCAAGTTTTCGCGCAACATACCCACGGTCAAGATCGTCTACGACATAGGAACCCATTACCTGACCGCCTATCAACGCAAGATGGGGATCACCACGCCGATCGAAAAATATCTCTCCATGGCGCTCGGCGCGAATGCGGTCTATCTCCTGGAGATGGTCCAGGCCTATGCCGTGTTCGACAACAACGGAAAGAAGGTGACCGCCACGGCGATCATCCGCATCGAGGATTCGAAGGGCAACGTGATAGAATCGGTCAACGCGCCCAGAACCGAGATCGCCGACACAGAGCTGCCCCTTTCCGAGGAAGAGAAGAACAAAACCACTCACGAGGAAAAAACCAAAGAGAAGACCAAGGAAAAGAAAAAACCCGGATTGAAGGTCGACGTCATCGACCTCAACACCGCGCTCTTCGAGGAGGGCCAGCGCTTCATAGAACAGGACGGGCTCAACCTCACCGACCTGGAGATAAAGACCCTCTACGGCTCCGAGATACCGCAGGACCATGTGATCACCCCGCAGACCGCCTATCTCATGGTGAAGCTCTTGAAGGGGGTGGTCGAGGGCGGCACGGGCGCCAGGGTGCAGGCGCTGCAGAAACCGGCGGCCGGCAAGACCGGCACGACCAACGACGAGACCGACGCCTGGTTCATAGGGTTCGTTCCCGATCTCGTCGCGGGCGTATGGGTGGGCTACGACGAGGTGCAGAAGATCGCTCCCGGCGCCACGGGCGGCGGCATCGCGGCCCCGATATTCATCGAATTCATGAAGATGGCGACCGAGGGCTGGGCGGCAAAGGACTTCGCCCCGCCCGACAACTTCCCTGCCGGCGACATCACGACTCTAGCCGGAGGCTCCTCTGTCCTGGGCTTGCGGCCCGGCCTTGAGGATATGTCAATGCACGGCGGCTCCGATCGCGCCGGCGAATTCTTCGAGGAGGACTTCGAGGGTTCTAGCGACAACAGCGGCGGAGGGAACCAAGAAGGCAATCAGGGCGGCGAGTATGAAGACCTGTAA